Proteins encoded in a region of the Streptomyces sp. NBC_00513 genome:
- a CDS encoding DEAD/DEAH box helicase yields MSISSSDRTVMPENDSNEIVTAETLAVTEAIEAAEANEIIEALEADVTDQSIDEADEADAEPTITFSDLGLPDGIVRKLAQNGVTSPFPIQAATIPDALAGKDILGRGRTGSGKTLSFGLPTLASLAGGHTEKKKPRAIILTPTRELAMQVADALQPYGDVLGLKMKVVCGGTSMSNQIFALERGVDVLVATPGRLRDIINRGACSLANVQVAVLDEADQMADLGFLPEVTELLDQIPGGGQRMLFSATMENEIGTLVKRYLTNPVTHEVDSAQGNVTTMTHHVLVVKPKDKAPVTAAIAARKGRTIIFVRTQLGADRIAEQLIEAGVKADALHGGMTQGARTRVLADFKDGYVNALVATDVAARGIHVDGIDLVLNVDPAGDHKDYLHRSGRTARAGKSGVVVSLALPHQRRQIFRLMEDAGVDASRHIVQGVGAFDPEVAEITGARSLTQVQADSANNAAKQAEREVADLTKQLERLTRRAGELREEADRLVARSARERGEDPDAAVAEVVEAAEAEVAAAVAEPVVQERTFERRDDRGNFERRDNRRDDRGDRGGDRGGFRSGGDRRDDNRGGGFRSGGDRPSGGFRSGGDRRDDNRGGGFRRDDRPSGGFNRDDRGGDRGGFRSGGDRPSGGFRSGGDRRDDNRGGGFRRDDRPSGGFNRDDRGGDRGGFRSGGDRPSGGFNRDDRGGDRGGFRRDDRPSGGFRSGGDRPSGGFRSGGAGDRPYGRRDDNRPSGSGSTGSTGSFGGRRDDKPRWKRNG; encoded by the coding sequence ATGTCCATTTCCAGTTCTGACCGCACCGTCATGCCCGAGAACGACTCGAACGAGATCGTCACCGCCGAGACCCTCGCGGTCACCGAGGCCATCGAGGCCGCTGAGGCGAACGAGATCATCGAGGCTCTTGAGGCCGACGTGACCGACCAGTCCATCGACGAGGCCGACGAGGCCGACGCCGAACCCACCATCACGTTCAGCGACCTCGGTCTGCCGGACGGCATCGTGCGCAAGCTCGCCCAGAACGGCGTCACGAGCCCCTTCCCGATCCAGGCCGCGACCATCCCGGACGCCCTGGCCGGCAAGGACATCCTCGGCCGAGGCCGCACCGGCTCCGGCAAGACCCTCTCCTTCGGTCTGCCGACCCTGGCCTCCCTGGCCGGCGGGCACACCGAGAAGAAGAAGCCCCGCGCGATCATCCTCACGCCGACCCGTGAGCTCGCGATGCAGGTCGCGGACGCCCTCCAGCCCTACGGCGACGTGCTCGGCCTGAAGATGAAGGTCGTCTGCGGCGGTACCTCCATGAGCAACCAGATCTTCGCTCTGGAGCGCGGTGTCGACGTCCTCGTCGCCACCCCCGGCCGTCTGCGCGACATCATCAACCGCGGTGCCTGCTCCCTGGCGAACGTCCAGGTCGCGGTCCTCGACGAGGCCGACCAGATGGCCGACCTGGGCTTCCTGCCCGAGGTCACCGAGCTGCTCGACCAGATCCCCGGCGGCGGCCAGCGCATGCTCTTCTCCGCCACCATGGAGAACGAGATCGGCACCCTGGTCAAGCGCTACCTGACGAACCCCGTCACGCACGAGGTCGACAGCGCGCAGGGCAACGTCACGACCATGACCCACCACGTCCTCGTCGTGAAGCCGAAGGACAAGGCGCCCGTCACGGCCGCGATCGCCGCCCGCAAGGGCCGCACGATCATCTTCGTCCGCACCCAGCTGGGCGCCGACCGCATCGCCGAGCAGCTCATCGAGGCCGGCGTGAAGGCCGACGCGCTGCACGGCGGCATGACGCAGGGCGCCCGTACCCGCGTCCTCGCCGACTTCAAGGACGGCTACGTCAACGCGCTCGTCGCCACCGACGTCGCCGCCCGCGGCATCCACGTCGACGGCATCGACCTGGTCCTGAACGTGGACCCGGCCGGCGACCACAAGGACTACCTGCACCGCTCGGGTCGTACCGCCCGCGCCGGCAAGTCCGGTGTCGTCGTGTCGCTGGCGCTCCCGCACCAGCGTCGCCAGATCTTCCGCCTGATGGAGGACGCGGGCGTCGACGCCTCGCGCCACATCGTCCAGGGCGTCGGCGCCTTCGACCCCGAGGTCGCCGAGATCACCGGCGCGCGTTCGCTGACGCAGGTCCAGGCCGACTCCGCGAACAACGCCGCCAAGCAGGCCGAGCGTGAGGTCGCCGACCTCACCAAGCAGCTGGAGCGCCTGACCCGCCGCGCCGGCGAGCTGCGCGAGGAGGCCGACCGCCTCGTCGCCCGCTCCGCCCGCGAGCGTGGCGAGGACCCGGACGCCGCCGTGGCCGAGGTGGTCGAGGCCGCCGAGGCCGAGGTCGCCGCCGCCGTGGCCGAGCCCGTCGTCCAGGAGCGCACCTTCGAGCGTCGTGACGACCGCGGCAACTTCGAGCGTCGTGACAACCGTCGCGATGACCGCGGTGACCGCGGTGGCGACCGTGGCGGTTTCCGTTCCGGTGGCGACCGTCGTGACGACAACCGTGGTGGCGGCTTCCGCTCCGGTGGCGACCGTCCGTCCGGTGGCTTCCGTTCCGGTGGCGACCGTCGCGATGACAACCGTGGTGGCGGCTTCCGTCGCGACGACCGTCCCTCGGGCGGTTTCAACCGTGACGACCGCGGTGGCGACCGTGGCGGCTTCCGCTCCGGTGGCGACCGTCCGTCCGGTGGCTTCCGTTCCGGTGGCGACCGTCGCGATGACAACCGTGGTGGCGGCTTCCGTCGCGACGACCGTCCCTCGGGCGGTTTCAACCGTGACGACCGCGGTGGCGACCGTGGCGGCTTCCGCTCCGGTGGCGACCGTCCCTCGGGTGGCTTCAACCGTGACGACCGCGGTGGCGACCGTGGCGGCTTCCGCCGCGACGACCGCCCCTCCGGTGGCTTCCGCTCCGGTGGCGACCGTCCGTCCGGTGGCTTCCGCTCCGGCGGCGCCGGCGACCGCCCCTACGGCCGTCGTGACGACAACCGCCCCTCCGGCTCCGGTTCGACCGGCTCGACCGGTTCCTTCGGTGGCCGTCGTGACGACAAGCCCCGCTGGAAGCGCAACGGCTGA
- a CDS encoding M23 family metallopeptidase, with protein MASNSPAHDGVDIQESPTAGAWGEWNPTEDSARPLRGKHRVLKPRGGLARSSTVLGVGVIAAVGAGGIATAQDRPQVAITMPSFPDLLGDDDHASGVADETVRAARAASIPQQIGGGERTQGQADAGEALLNRLLQQAETRAHDDDARLRADAERAAQEAAAQEAKAKREAAEKAAAEKAEQAAKAEKARVEAEKAAALAAEAAAAAKAEAERPAQASGDFVLPTSAYTLTSHYGDSGSMWSSGHHTGLDFAAPTGTPVKAVGSGKITSAGYSGAYGYRIVLQLDDGTEIWYCHLSSMSVTSGSVGAGDTIGRVGATGNVTGAHLHLEVRQGGSTMDPLAWLNSKGLNV; from the coding sequence GTGGCCTCCAACTCGCCTGCCCACGACGGCGTCGACATCCAGGAGTCGCCCACGGCGGGCGCCTGGGGCGAGTGGAACCCGACCGAGGACTCGGCCCGGCCGCTCCGCGGCAAGCACCGCGTCCTCAAGCCGCGCGGCGGACTGGCCCGCAGCTCGACCGTGCTCGGTGTCGGGGTCATCGCCGCCGTCGGTGCGGGCGGCATAGCCACCGCGCAGGACCGCCCCCAAGTGGCCATCACCATGCCGTCGTTCCCCGACCTGCTGGGCGACGACGACCACGCCTCCGGCGTCGCGGACGAGACCGTGCGGGCCGCGCGGGCCGCGAGCATCCCGCAGCAGATCGGCGGGGGAGAGCGGACCCAGGGCCAGGCCGACGCCGGCGAGGCACTGCTGAACCGCCTCCTCCAGCAGGCCGAGACCCGGGCGCACGACGACGACGCCCGACTCAGGGCGGACGCCGAGCGCGCCGCGCAGGAAGCCGCCGCCCAGGAGGCCAAGGCCAAGCGGGAGGCGGCCGAGAAGGCCGCCGCCGAGAAGGCGGAGCAGGCCGCGAAGGCCGAGAAGGCCCGGGTCGAGGCCGAGAAGGCGGCCGCCTTGGCCGCCGAGGCCGCCGCGGCGGCCAAGGCCGAGGCGGAACGTCCCGCGCAGGCGTCCGGCGACTTCGTCCTGCCGACCTCCGCCTACACGCTCACCTCGCACTATGGCGACTCCGGCTCCATGTGGTCCTCCGGCCACCACACCGGCCTCGACTTCGCCGCCCCGACCGGCACCCCGGTCAAGGCCGTGGGCAGCGGGAAGATCACCTCGGCCGGCTACTCCGGGGCGTACGGCTACCGGATCGTGCTCCAGCTCGATGACGGCACCGAGATCTGGTACTGCCACCTGTCCTCCATGTCGGTGACCTCCGGGTCCGTGGGCGCGGGCGACACCATCGGCCGTGTCGGCGCCACCGGCAACGTCACCGGAGCCCACCTTCATCTGGAAGTCCGCCAGGGCGGCTCCACGATGGACCCGCTCGCTTGGCTGAACTCCAAGGGCCTCAACGTCTGA
- a CDS encoding PP2C family protein-serine/threonine phosphatase produces MVGLGRQGEDAGATGAGGGVSRLVVRVLPAILIALGFVFDLVTPPSFTGSPFFSAAPLIAAPLFSLRTTFLTGLAASLAVVALHVHNGTSGRAESVTELATVVTVSGLALLINRVVRRSGKELASARGIAEAAQRAVLPTPADRIGGLHVAASYEAAQADAFIGGDLYAVQETPYGVRLVVGDVRGKGLGAVETVAVVLGAFREAAEYEPTLEALARRLERALTREGTRRDSLDAVEGFTTCVLGEVPKGSAVLRLVNRGHPEPLLLHPDGALVVLAPALRALPLGMGLGALSPDRAEEWPFPEGGTLLLYTDGLTEARDAEGRFYDPAGRLRGRVFPGPDELLDALNSDVRRHTGGGATDDMALLAVGRPARGQPERRRTVPVVSREDPT; encoded by the coding sequence GTGGTGGGGCTGGGCCGGCAGGGCGAGGACGCGGGCGCGACCGGTGCCGGGGGCGGCGTGTCCCGGCTGGTGGTCCGGGTGTTGCCGGCCATCCTGATCGCCTTGGGGTTCGTCTTCGACCTGGTGACCCCGCCGAGTTTCACGGGTTCCCCCTTCTTCTCGGCGGCCCCGCTGATCGCGGCGCCGTTGTTCTCCCTGCGCACGACGTTCCTGACGGGCCTGGCCGCCTCCCTCGCGGTCGTCGCGCTGCACGTCCACAACGGCACCAGTGGGCGGGCCGAGTCGGTGACCGAGCTGGCGACGGTGGTCACCGTCTCCGGATTGGCGCTCCTGATCAACCGAGTCGTACGGCGCAGCGGCAAGGAACTCGCCTCGGCGCGCGGGATCGCCGAGGCCGCCCAGCGGGCCGTGCTGCCGACGCCCGCCGATCGGATCGGGGGGTTGCACGTCGCCGCCTCGTACGAGGCGGCGCAGGCGGACGCCTTCATCGGCGGGGACCTGTACGCCGTCCAGGAGACCCCGTACGGGGTGCGGCTGGTGGTGGGTGACGTGCGCGGCAAGGGGCTGGGCGCGGTGGAGACCGTCGCGGTGGTGCTGGGCGCCTTCCGGGAGGCGGCGGAGTACGAACCGACGCTGGAGGCGCTCGCGCGGCGGCTGGAGCGCGCGTTGACCCGGGAGGGGACCCGGCGCGACAGTCTGGACGCGGTGGAGGGGTTCACGACGTGTGTGCTCGGCGAGGTCCCGAAGGGGTCGGCGGTGCTGCGGCTCGTCAACCGGGGCCACCCCGAGCCGTTGCTGCTGCACCCCGACGGGGCACTGGTGGTGCTCGCGCCGGCCTTGCGCGCGCTGCCGCTGGGCATGGGCCTGGGCGCGCTCTCGCCCGACCGGGCCGAGGAGTGGCCGTTCCCCGAGGGCGGCACGCTGCTCCTGTACACGGACGGGTTGACGGAGGCCCGGGACGCGGAGGGGAGGTTCTACGACCCGGCGGGCCGGCTGCGGGGGAGGGTCTTCCCCGGACCCGACGAACTGCTCGACGCGCTCAACAGCGATGTGCGCCGGCACACGGGCGGCGGGGCGACCGACGACATGGCGTTGCTGGCGGTGGGCCGCCCGGCGCGGGGGCAGCCGGAGCGTCGGCGGACGGTCCCGGTGGTCAGCCGCGAGGATCCGACGTGA
- a CDS encoding PrsW family intramembrane metalloprotease: MYRALTGVLARPSGRARTCVLVVLLAVPGVAILELVREQTGTPGFFVGLGLALLPVPPLMAAFRWSGRAAPGPWRQSLFCFGWGAWTAALIAILANSFATQWIAAATADPTDADQLGSVAIAPVVEESAKAAALVLVLVFRRRRLAGPVDGFVLAGFTATGFAFTENILYLGNAFDEDLSSGTGVLDSLTAATFFVRIVLSPFAHPLFTVLTGLGLGAGLLRSRRSARIGLSLLGLACAMALHALWNSSSEFGEYGFYVVYGCVMVPAFGLLLWLTVRTRRRLLRAVAAELAVYAAAGWLGRAEVPALASMPARSLARALARRTGGRAAGRTVARYQSDAAALALLRHRARRGGPGREPDFAQRERELLGRMWLRRATAAPALARAAVMEDLLPPWFDPVPASGRATLTAVPAPRRADERRPAADVRR; encoded by the coding sequence GTGTATCGAGCGCTCACGGGTGTGCTCGCACGTCCGTCGGGCCGGGCCCGTACGTGCGTGCTCGTCGTGCTGCTCGCCGTGCCCGGGGTCGCGATCCTCGAACTCGTGCGGGAGCAGACCGGCACACCCGGTTTCTTCGTGGGGCTCGGTCTCGCCCTGCTGCCGGTACCACCGCTCATGGCGGCGTTCCGGTGGTCGGGGCGGGCCGCGCCCGGCCCGTGGCGGCAGTCGCTGTTCTGCTTCGGCTGGGGCGCCTGGACAGCGGCGCTGATCGCCATACTGGCCAACAGCTTCGCCACCCAGTGGATCGCCGCGGCCACCGCCGATCCCACCGACGCCGATCAGCTCGGCTCGGTGGCCATCGCCCCGGTCGTCGAGGAGAGCGCCAAGGCCGCCGCGCTGGTGCTGGTGCTCGTCTTCCGAAGACGCCGACTCGCCGGCCCGGTCGACGGCTTCGTGCTCGCCGGGTTCACCGCCACGGGCTTCGCCTTCACCGAGAACATCCTGTACCTGGGCAATGCCTTCGACGAGGACCTGTCCAGTGGCACCGGCGTGCTCGACTCCCTGACGGCGGCGACCTTCTTCGTACGGATCGTCCTGTCGCCGTTCGCGCACCCGCTGTTCACGGTGCTCACCGGCCTCGGTCTCGGCGCCGGCCTGCTGCGCTCGCGCCGGTCGGCGCGGATCGGGCTGTCGCTGCTCGGGCTGGCCTGCGCGATGGCTCTGCACGCGCTGTGGAACAGCTCGTCGGAGTTCGGGGAGTACGGGTTCTACGTGGTCTACGGCTGCGTGATGGTCCCGGCGTTCGGGCTGCTGCTGTGGCTCACCGTCCGGACCCGGCGTCGGTTGTTGCGGGCCGTCGCCGCCGAACTCGCGGTGTACGCCGCCGCCGGCTGGCTCGGCCGGGCGGAGGTACCGGCCCTGGCGTCGATGCCCGCCCGGTCGCTGGCCCGCGCCCTGGCCCGGCGCACCGGTGGCCGCGCGGCCGGCCGGACCGTCGCCCGGTACCAGTCGGACGCCGCCGCGCTCGCCCTGCTGCGCCACCGCGCCCGCCGCGGCGGGCCGGGCCGGGAGCCGGATTTCGCGCAGCGGGAGCGGGAGTTGCTCGGGAGGATGTGGTTGCGTCGGGCCACGGCGGCGCCCGCCCTCGCGCGGGCGGCCGTGATGGAGGACTTGCTTCCGCCGTGGTTCGACCCGGTCCCGGCCTCGGGGCGGGCGACGCTGACCGCGGTACCGGCACCGAGGCGCGCGGACGAGAGGCGGCCCGCGGCCGACGTCAGACGCTGA
- the trmB gene encoding tRNA (guanosine(46)-N7)-methyltransferase TrmB — MNPQPPSAPEGGATYTPPKWRTEPRFPDGPAPDPAGSHHERRIRSFQPRRSRVTTGQGEALKRLWGTWGLDIDGHEVLDLKAMFDGLPVVLEIGFGMGEATAQMAAADPDTGILAADVHTPGQGNLLALAERGGMTNVRVANGDAIILLREMLPADSLAGLRVYFPDPWPKARHHKRRLIQPEFLDLAATRLAPGAVLHCATDWEPYAEQMLEVLTAHPRFDNTQADGGYAPRPDFRPLTRFEGQGLDKGHVVHDLLFRRSEN; from the coding sequence ATGAATCCCCAGCCGCCGAGCGCCCCCGAGGGCGGCGCCACGTACACGCCTCCCAAGTGGCGCACCGAGCCCCGCTTCCCGGACGGGCCCGCGCCCGACCCGGCGGGCTCGCACCACGAGCGCCGGATCCGCAGCTTCCAGCCGCGCCGCAGCCGGGTGACCACCGGGCAGGGCGAGGCCTTGAAACGGCTCTGGGGCACCTGGGGGTTGGACATCGACGGGCACGAGGTCCTCGACCTCAAGGCGATGTTCGACGGGCTGCCGGTGGTCCTGGAGATCGGCTTCGGGATGGGCGAGGCGACCGCGCAGATGGCCGCCGCGGACCCGGACACCGGGATCCTCGCCGCCGACGTGCACACCCCCGGCCAGGGCAACCTGCTCGCGCTCGCCGAGCGGGGCGGCATGACCAACGTCCGTGTCGCCAACGGCGACGCGATCATCCTGCTCCGCGAGATGCTGCCGGCGGACTCCCTCGCCGGGCTGCGCGTGTACTTCCCGGACCCCTGGCCCAAGGCCCGCCACCACAAGCGGCGCCTGATCCAGCCCGAGTTCCTCGATCTGGCCGCCACCCGTCTGGCGCCCGGCGCGGTGCTGCACTGCGCGACCGACTGGGAACCGTACGCCGAGCAGATGCTGGAAGTCCTCACCGCGCACCCGCGGTTCGACAACACCCAGGCGGACGGCGGCTACGCGCCCCGCCCCGACTTCCGTCCGCTCACCCGCTTCGAGGGCCAAGGCCTCGACAAGGGGCACGTCGTACACGACTTGCTCTTCCGTCGCTCGGAGAACTGA